A stretch of DNA from Rickettsia hoogstraalii:
TTCAAGCTTAGTACAGATAGTTTGCATATACTGCACATTATTTTCTAATGCTCTTTGAATGACAGAATCTAAAAGCACCGTGTCATACCGTGGCTTGACCACGGTATCCAAAAAACAACTAGTATTAATTGTTTTAATATTTTTACTGGATCCCGCTACGAGCTCGCGAGATGACAAGTCAGTAAGTAAATTAAGATGACAATGCGAATCTATTAGCATGCTATAATGCCGATGTCATTCCCGCGAAGGCGGGAATCCAATAAAAATTATATAAAAATTTAGTATATATTTTATTTAAAAAGACTGGATTCCTGCTTTCGCAGGAATGACATAAATGCCTTTTTTTGATCCATGCAACAACATTCAGTGAGAATGACATAACAAGATTCATGTAACAAAACCCTCAAATTTTGGAAATATTATAGTAGGTTCTAGAATATCGCTACCCGCTCTTAAAGCATAGTCACGTACTAAATGCTTAAATAGACGTTCTTCTTTATTTACTCCTAACTGATCAAGCATTTTATTTGCTGAACTCGGTATAAAAGGCAGAAGCATTATCGCAATATAACGCAACACCTCTAGTAAAGTGTATAACACTTCTAGCATTTTATCCGGATCGGTTTTTTTCAAATTCCAAGGTGCTTCACTATCAATATAGATATTTGCCTCTTCGGCTAAATTAATAATATTTTCAAGAATTTTATTAATCTCTGTTTTTTCCATCAATAAAATATTCTGCTCGGCAAATTTACTTGCGGTTTTTAAAATCGGTAGCTCATATATTTTATCTATAACATCTTGGGTAAGTAGCGGCACTTTGCCGTCATTATTTTTATAAACAAAAGCCGTAGTACGCTGTAATAAATTACCTATCTTGTTTGATAGCTCGCTATTAATTCGGGTAACTAAATTACTACGAGCAAAATTACCGTCCGCACCAAAAGTTACTTCACGCATCAAAAAATACCTAACTTGATCAACACCGAATTCATCAATTAACTTAATCGGATCAATGGTATTACCAAGAGATTTAGAGATTTTCTGCCCCTCATTCGTCCACCAACCATGAGCCATAATTGTTTTTGGCAATGGAATTTCGGCAGCCATTAAGAAAGCCGGCCAATAAACCGCATGAAAACGTAAGATATCTTTACCAACTACATGCAAATCAGCCGGCCAAAATTTACCGTAATTACTTTGTGCGTCGGGATAACCGAGTGCCGAAATATAATTAGCCAGTGCATCAAGCCAAACATAAATTACATGTTTTTCGTTATTTGGAACTTTTATTCCCCAGTTAAAAGTAGTACGCGATACTGATAAATCTTTTAAACCTGATTTAACAAAGCTAATTACTTCATTACGCCTTGATATAGGTCTGATAAAATCAGGGTTTGCTTCATAAAACTCAAGCAATTTATCTTGCCATTTTGAAAGATTAAAGAAATAGCTAGGCTCTTTAACCCAT
This window harbors:
- the metG gene encoding methionine--tRNA ligase; translation: MKNTYYITTPIYYVNDVPHIGHAYTSVASDVIARFMQLRGFDVMFLTGTDEHGQKVEKAAINKNIDPQKFTDQTSESFRHLMTAMHISNDDFIRTTEKRHKEAVAVFWQKLLDNGTIYEGFYEGWYAVRDEAFFDESELTSDGLAPTGAPVEWVKEPSYFFNLSKWQDKLLEFYEANPDFIRPISRRNEVISFVKSGLKDLSVSRTTFNWGIKVPNNEKHVIYVWLDALANYISALGYPDAQSNYGKFWPADLHVVGKDILRFHAVYWPAFLMAAEIPLPKTIMAHGWWTNEGQKISKSLGNTIDPIKLIDEFGVDQVRYFLMREVTFGADGNFARSNLVTRINSELSNKIGNLLQRTTAFVYKNNDGKVPLLTQDVIDKIYELPILKTASKFAEQNILLMEKTEINKILENIINLAEEANIYIDSEAPWNLKKTDPDKMLEVLYTLLEVLRYIAIMLLPFIPSSANKMLDQLGVNKEERLFKHLVRDYALRAGSDILEPTIIFPKFEGFVT